Part of the Syntrophorhabdaceae bacterium genome, AATATGTAAAGATGACGCTCATAAAACCTATGATTGAAATCAAGGCGATCCTCCTCTTCCGCCAGCCCCTCACCAACCTGGCATGTAAAAATAAAGCATATATTATCCACGTAATCAATGACCATGTTTCTTTTGGGTCCCAGCTCCAGTACGAACCCCATGCGTAATGCGCCCAGACGGCGCCTGTGAGTATGCCGAGGCTGAGCATGGGAAAACCAATTATTACGCTGCGGTAATTTATGTCGTCAAGGGTCTCTTTTGGCGGAACAACGCCCTCCCACGTAATAAAATAGAGGGCGCCGCAGATAAAGGATATGACAAACGCCGAGTAGGCCAAAAAACAGGTGACAACGTGGATGTGAAGCCAGTTGCTCTGCAATGCCGGGATCAGGGGCTGGATGCTTTTCTCCACAGAGGGCGAGATGGACGCATACCCCATCAGGAACAGTGAGGCCGTGGACGCGCACATGGTGATCACGGGATAGGGTATCTTCCTCCGCATTATTATGAGCACAAGCGTTACGGACCAGGCAAAAAAGATGAGCGATTCATAGAAGTTTGCGAGCGGCACGTGTCCGATATCCATCCTGTATGATTCGATCCAGCGGAGAACAAGGCCAAGGGTATGGATGCAGAAGGTCCCGTAAAT contains:
- the ccsB gene encoding c-type cytochrome biogenesis protein CcsB, translating into MAIHHKILGVATLLYLLIFFLHILYFSVKKERILSVTWITIYGTFCIHTLGLVLRWIESYRMDIGHVPLANFYESLIFFAWSVTLVLIIMRRKIPYPVITMCASTASLFLMGYASISPSVEKSIQPLIPALQSNWLHIHVVTCFLAYSAFVISFICGALYFITWEGVVPPKETLDDINYRSVIIGFPMLSLGILTGAVWAHYAWGSYWSWDPKETWSLITWIIYALFLHARLVRGWRKRRIALISIIGFMSVIFTYFGVNIILSGLHSYAT